From the genome of Eriocheir sinensis breed Jianghai 21 chromosome 55, ASM2467909v1, whole genome shotgun sequence:
GGTGCCACTGTTGCCCTCACAGGTAGAGGTGGGCGCCATGCACTGCCGCCCAGCAAAACCCCTGCCAGAGGTAAGCCGCAATTGGTAACTTGATACTTCTTACACCCATCAATGGCAGTTAATGACAGCACACAACACGCAGCCAAATTCTTAGATCATTCCTGGATGTGCAGCTTCTCCTCCAACACTGCAGGACATGGAGTCGTGGATCGCAGGGGCGGGCACTGAGGGCGTCATTTACTTCAGTCTTGGCACTGTCGTACGCGGTGAAACCATGCCGCCGGAGTACCGCCAAGCCTTCCTAGAGGCATTCCGTAGACTGCCGCAGCGAGTCCTCTGGAAGTACGAGGGAGAGCTGGAGGGCGCGTCAGATAATGTCATGATCAGCAGCTGGCTGCCCCAGCAGGACATCCTCGGTGAGTACAGGAGTAGGGGACGCCGCCAAGATATGGCACTGTCACTGGGAGTCTCATTCATGTCGTGTTGTGTTGGGGAGCCCTGGCAGGTAATCTAACTAGCCGTTGTCCCGCAGCTCACAACAACGTGAAGGTGTTCATCTCCCACGGTGGCCTTCTCAGCCTTCAGGAGTCCATCTTCCACGCCACGCCACTCCTCGTCCTCCCCGTTTTCGGTGACCAGCCAAGGAATGCCATGTATGTGGAAAGCTCGGGTCTGGGTCACATGATGGAGTGGGAGGAACTTACTGCTGACAGGATCATCGACGCCCTCACGGATATTATAACCAATTCAAGGTGTTAATGTTATTCTAGTATCTAATTTTATTATAACGTAAGCTTTTGGCATGCATTTTATCATAATTACAAAATAGTAAAACACGAAAGAAATTCTTGGTGTGGTGAAGTAGAAGCAAAGAGTAGTAGTGCTGATGGCTTCGTTTTGTGTGTCGTCCTTATTCAGGTATAAAGAGACCGTGTCGGCAATGTCGGCGTCCTTGAGGGATCAGCTAACAACGCCGCAGGAGCGCGCCGTCTTCTGGACGGAGTACGTGATACGCCATCGAGGGGCGCCGCAGCTGAGGTTCCCGGCCACCCAGCTGTCCTGGGTGGAGTTCCTGCTTCTGGACGTGGTGGGCCTCCTGCTGCTGGCCCTACTGATGCTGTTGCTGCTCCTGCGTCGTCTACTTGGGGCAGTCTTTGGCAGTGTCTTCAGAGgctacatgaagaaaaagagagagtgacAAGTGGCAAAGTGGGGCTTGTTTGAACGTGATGGTTTATATTAGAGAAACTGTAATAACAGTGAAAAAATCAGGTTATGAACACCACTGATTGCCATGGCTCGAACCCGGGCCTTTTGAGTAGAAGTCTGGGCAGTATACCGACCGCCCTACctatgagctaaaaggtcaccgcgcCAGAGGCCGCAAAAGTGGCCTCTGGagcggtgaccttttagctcatcggtggcgtgGTCGGTATGCTGCCCAGGCTTCTACTCaaaaggcccgggttcgatccccggcactcagtggtgtttaTTACGGGTGATGGTTCATAACAGGGGTACTCAACTATTATAAgtaaaggtccagttagacaagttcaaatgtatgcagaggtccgGATACGTATTGTAGTTGAACCCCAGGCttcagaaatagaaaaatataattaaataatatgaaggtcctggcgatggattcttgTAAGTGTATTTCCTAGACTGACTATTGGCCCTATAGTCAGTCCAGGAAATATACTTGCTAGAATCCTTCGCCAGGactttcatgttatttaatatttTTCTACTCCTGGAGTCTGGGGTCCACATACAGCATTCAGGTCGCCAGTCGAGTAGCCCTGGTTTATAACAACATTATGTGGTACAGTAATGAATTGGGGAGAGAAATGAACTGCCTTGGCTTACCGTATGTAAATTACTCATTTCACACAATAATGCTTTCTGTGAAACTGTTGTTAACTACCACCAGCCGTCGGTGGGCAGCCATACGTATATTTCGTTAGAATTGTGTGTCGGCATGGACGCATGTCAGTGTTGTGCTATTTTTCTAAGGACCAAattattttcaagtttttttaTGAGTGAAGTGTCTTACATTGGTGAATATAGCAAATGTGTTTCATAAAAcccacgaatctctctctctctctctctctctctctctctctctctctctctctctctctctctctctcttattaaacAAGACAACAGAGGTATAACACCTATTAGAAGGACGTGGAGTTTCATGAGCTTAAGGTGACCTCTTCCTTGAGGGCACCTTTTTCAAAGCTTACTCTAGAGACAGAAACATTTTTAGTTTGTGTCTGTGACTCCCCTTTATGTTCACATTGTTTGTGGTCACTGCCAGTATAGGCGACACCAAAGGTGGGCAAAGGTCATTacgtccacctctctctctctctctctctctctctctctctctctctctctctctctctctctctctctctctctctctctctctctctctctctctctcaatataaatatatatatatatatat
Proteins encoded in this window:
- the LOC126984014 gene encoding UDP-glycosyltransferase UGT5-like isoform X2 yields the protein MKVVTICMLAAALMVGATGNLPPPERSYKILMLLPASSKSHKNVFMALAEALADRGHKIVMLTSLPSSSKNQNITEIKYELPHFSLKSSFERRNDGIGGLGLFKNILPAIARELYKVPAVKQLYEKRKDFDLIAVDHLFNELAYPFVHEVPFITIATPGMDSRQSAVLGNALNPSYAAYLLMSYPFPMTMWQRIKNTAMHIFFAFYWRNWAVVPQVQKEISAQFPDLPPLLEIERNQSLSLLNTHFSISTMVPLLPSQVEVGAMHCRPAKPLPEDMESWIAGAGTEGVIYFSLGTVVRGETMPPEYRQAFLEAFRRLPQRVLWKYEGELEGASDNVMISSWLPQQDILAHNNVKVFISHGGLLSLQESIFHATPLLVLPVFGDQPRNAMYVESSGLGHMMEWEELTADRIIDALTDIITNSRYKETVSAMSASLRDQLTTPQERAVFWTEYVIRHRGAPQLRFPATQLSWVEFLLLDVVGLLLLALLMLLLLLRRLLGAVFGSVFRGYMKKKRE
- the LOC126984014 gene encoding UDP-glycosyltransferase UGT5-like isoform X3; translation: MAVVILIISAQFPDLPPLLEIERNQSLSLLNTHFSISTMVPLLPSQVEVGAMHCRPAKPLPEDMESWIAGAGTEGVIYFSLGTVVRGETMPPEYRQAFLEAFRRLPQRVLWKYEGELEGASDNVMISSWLPQQDILAHNNVKVFISHGGLLSLQESIFHATPLLVLPVFGDQPRNAMYVESSGLGHMMEWEELTADRIIDALTDIITNSRYKETVSAMSASLRDQLTTPQERAVFWTEYVIRHRGAPQLRFPATQLSWVEFLLLDVVGLLLLALLMLLLLLRRLLGAVFGSVFRGYMKKKRE
- the LOC126984014 gene encoding UDP-glycosyltransferase UGT5-like isoform X1; translation: MAVVILIMKVVTICMLAAALMVGATGNLPPPERSYKILMLLPASSKSHKNVFMALAEALADRGHKIVMLTSLPSSSKNQNITEIKYELPHFSLKSSFERRNDGIGGLGLFKNILPAIARELYKVPAVKQLYEKRKDFDLIAVDHLFNELAYPFVHEVPFITIATPGMDSRQSAVLGNALNPSYAAYLLMSYPFPMTMWQRIKNTAMHIFFAFYWRNWAVVPQVQKEISAQFPDLPPLLEIERNQSLSLLNTHFSISTMVPLLPSQVEVGAMHCRPAKPLPEDMESWIAGAGTEGVIYFSLGTVVRGETMPPEYRQAFLEAFRRLPQRVLWKYEGELEGASDNVMISSWLPQQDILAHNNVKVFISHGGLLSLQESIFHATPLLVLPVFGDQPRNAMYVESSGLGHMMEWEELTADRIIDALTDIITNSRYKETVSAMSASLRDQLTTPQERAVFWTEYVIRHRGAPQLRFPATQLSWVEFLLLDVVGLLLLALLMLLLLLRRLLGAVFGSVFRGYMKKKRE